GGAAGAGAAGCATTTTCTATCAGTGCAAACAGGGTTTTATGGCAATAATTGCCACCCTTTTATGGCTGCTCAAAAAATAGAGAGACTGAGTCTGTCTCCTCACTCTTGTAGGGCAGTCTTAGCCTTTGGAGACGTTAACTGTTTCAATTTGATGTGTCCTGTTTTATTTGCCTTGGTATTTGCCAAATTAAGGAAAATGCACAGGGGATTTGCAGTTAGCCAGCTGTGGGTTCTGATCTGAATTATTCACTGGAAGTAGTGTGAGCCTTTCCAGGCATATCTGGGTATTCAAACTAGCTCTCAGTCTTGCCAAAAAAAGGGCTCTTGTACTCAAATTTCTGGAACACCAGAGAACCGTGGGGGTGGGTCAAATTTTTAAAGGGACCAAAGTGCTGAATGAAGCtattcaggaatttttttaagtCCTCTGAAATTATAAAAGCCTTAATAAGTCTGGCCCTTAGTGTGTCCCTGGACAAAGTTCCTGACCTTTGTATTCTGGCTGAATgtgtttttccctctttccttaTGTCTGTGAAGACTGCTGTGGCTGCATCTGACCTCAGCAGCTTGCTGGAAAGCCAAGGCCAGTACACACTCCTGGCTCCAACCAACGAGGCCTTTGAGAAGATCCCACGAGAAACACTGAACAGGATCCTGGGAGACCCAGAAGCCCTGAGGGGTAAGTGCTTGTTTACTGAGGCTATTGAGAGACTGAAGagtatttttcagttcttctaaATTTTTTCTCAAGGACAAGTCAACAGTTCTTGATACCCTCTGATAATAGCTGCACTAAACAAATGTGACAGAATCCATCTTTTTTAACTGGACAGCCAAGCTCCCTTTGGTTGTTGATGTGTAGACATAGCAGATATGGATGAGGGAGCTGAAGCTGTCCCTTTTCTGAGTTTTCTTTTACCACTTTTTGCGGTGATGATTTCTATTGATCCAGAAAGATGCAAGAAAAGTAAAATCTAATCAATGTAACTTCCCCTGATAAGTGAGTCAAGTATCCACATTAAGCCTTTTGAAGTTGGCAGAAGTGTATAAAAAGTGACTCTTTTTAGGCATTTTATTTCACAGGCTGTGGAATTAAAATCAGCTCAATTTAAAAATGACTGCATTTTATGGAGTACACCCTGGCCACTGAACAGGATCCCTGAAAGCTGCAATACTTTCATAGCTGGTTTTTGCAGCTCACTAAGGCACCCTTCTCTCTCACAGACCTGCTGAACCATCACATCCTGAAGTCAGCCATGTGTGCTGAGGCCATCATTGCTGGCCTGACCATGGAGACTCTGGAAGGAACCACCTTGGATGTgggctgcagtggggaagaGCTGACCCTCAATGGGAAGCCCATCATTGCCAACAAGGATGTCCTGGCAACCAACGGCGTTGTACACTTTGTTAATGAGCTGCTGATCCCAGACTCAGGTACTGGTGCCTCTCTGCAGcattctttctgctgcttgtcTTTTGTCTGTTTTGCCAAGGAAATCCTGGATTAAGAGGGCATAGTGATGAGTGAATAACCTTTAATGCAAGGTTACCAtgtgttgcttttcttttcagctaAGACTGTGTTTGAGTTGGCACAAGAATCTGAAGTTTCCAAGTCTACAGACCTTTTCAGACAAGCTGGTCTCAGTTCTCATCTAACTGGCAGTGAGCAAGTGACCCTCCTTGCCCCAGTGAATAATGTGTTCAAAGGTAAACCAGGGATTAAATCCCTTTCTTCCATCAATTTGGGCCACAGATCTCCTTCAAACAGTTTTCAGCcaaatttcagtgcacaaatATGCAAATCCTCTCTCAAATGCCTTGAGGCAGTGGCATCTAGGTTTACAATTTAAAACTGATGTGGATAATGCTCTGTATTTGAATGGTTTTTAGTGTCTCAATAGCCATTTAAAGTGAATCACTGGTTCTTTCCATGCTTTTTTGCTGTAGATGGACTCCCTGTTATTGACAGCAACATGAGAAACTTGCTTCTGAACCACATTGTTAAAGACCAGCTCTCCTCTAAATACCTGTATCATGGACAGAAACTGCAGACCCTGGGGGACAAGGAGCTGAGAGTTTTCGTGTACCGCAATGTGAGTCCTCCCCatgtgctgtgctctgtggggctgggtgaTGCTCAGTGTTCTAATGCTACAGCTATCGTGTAAAAAGTGGAAGAGCATTGTGGAAAGTACCAACATCTCTCTTTTGAAGCATATTCTAATGAAGCCTTCTTTTCTGTGATTGTGTTTGCAGAACCTTTGCATTGAAAACGCCTGCATTGCTGCCCATGACAAGAGGGGAAGGTTTGGGACCCTCTTTAGTGTGGACAAAATGTTGACTCCTCCGACAGGCTCAGTGATGGATGTTCTCAAGGCAGACCATCGCTTCAGGTGACCTTTCTGCTCTTCCCAAGTGCCAGTTAGAATCAGAACAGCTGCCAAAGCAGTTTATATTTAATATGGGTCGTAGTCATGACAATGTATATGTTTTTTCAGCATAGAAGGATCATCCAAAACCATGGCCTCTCTAAATTACAGGGAGTGAAACTTCAAATAACCCTCAATCAACTGTGAGGCAAGAATAAGTGGTTCCCTTAATACCATAAGAATCTGTCTCTGAAGCCATCTCTGCCCATCAGATCCACTGTAGCCAGACCTCTCTGACTCCCCATACCATCTGGTCCCCACGGAGTCAGCACTCCCAGGTTGCTTTGCCACTTCTCAGATGTTCTGGTTGGACTCCACAGGCTCATTTCCTCCCTAACCACCATTTTGGCTATTTGATTTGCTGGACCCCAGCAGGATTTCACAACTGTAACTCCCCAGCTCTCTCTTGAACCCAGCATGCTGCTGACCAGAGAAGTGTTTTGCAGTGAAGCATTTGATGCATGTTTGCTTTGCAGTACGTTGGTGGCTGCAATCCAGTCTGCAGGGCTGACAGAGAACCTGAACAGGCCGGGAACCTTCACAGTGTTTGCTCCCACAAACGAAGCTTTCCAAGCCATGCCCCAGGGGGAGCTCAACAAACTGCTGGGTGAGCATCTCCAGAACATTTAGGGGATGAGCTGCTGTGTGTGACTGCTGTGATACCAGGAGGAATGGCCAAGTTTCTCTGCTGTATCTcattctttagctctgtctgtTGGAAGCATGAACTTCCTACCCAATGGATTGTATGAGCAGAAGCTGAGGATGCAGAGAGTGGCACTGAATTCCCCAAGTGGGGCTTATACTGCCTGTGTTCTTGGAAGATATGTTTGTAGTGTGTGTCATAAACTCACTGTGACTTTTAATTTGGCTGTACTGGTAGTATAAGTGAGATAACTCCCAGATATTTCTAAAAGAACCAGTGAGGCCTCTGCCTTTTTCAAGGATAAAAGAAGTGAGAATGTGACTCTAGACAACACAGGATCAGGGTGTCTGCAGTAAGTTTTGCAAAGAGAAGACATGATCCACATACAGCCTCAAGTTACACTGTATGAAATTTAAGTAATAAAAGGCTGGGgctgtttctccttttccatgtACATGGACAAAGCAGGAGGTCCAGTCTAATCCTGGGAAGCCAACAATGTACCATTCTAGCTCAGATGAAGACCAGTATCCTGAAAAGCAAAGGCATGCAGGCTGGGTGTGGAAAAAAGCACGGGGATGTTTAATAACTCCCTTCTGGATAAGCAGCATgatcttttattttgttcatgttGAAAACTGGTTGTGGTTGGAAACAATGTCAGGTATTTGAATGTAATGTCTTCTTGTCATTAAAACCCAGCCAAACATTGATGTCATAATTTGGGAAGCATCTGCCCGTGGTAGCTGGTTATCCTTTTAAGTGCAGGGATAAGGAACCAGTAATATCAGTCCAGTCTTACgcttaatatataaatatttcagaagtgtTTTGCAGCCATTGTAAATGGCTCCAGGAATGAAGATTCCCAGATGTAGACACTTCAGATGTTCTTTTCTCACACAAATGTTTAGCTTATGCCTCTGATGAAGAAGTAGATTGTGCTGGTGAGGATGTGCAGAGTGAACTATGGCCACCCTAGGAAAACCATAATGGAAAAAAGCTTGTATACAGTCTTTGAGAgcattgaaagaaaatgtcCCCCTTGCTGAGGTAGCTGCCTTGTGGATGGAGGCCACCTTTGCACTAGCTGTCTGTAGGGCTTGTCCATGactctgtctgtctgtgtggcTTGTCAGTGGCCCTGTGTCCTCTGAAGGAGAAGATGAAGAAGTGCTACTGGCCTGTGTTGTGCATGTCAGCACCTCTTCTGGAAAACAGATGGTGCAGGGAAAGCACCTTATCTTCCTAAAATCTGTTTCAAAGCACAGCTGTATGAGTAGAGACTCAGTGGGGTGGGGTGGTATCAGGCCATCAGTCCATGAGGCATTAGTGTCACTTCTCCTGCACTTTTCCCCTTCTTACCCAGCTGTGAGGATTGCTGCCGAGTGACACTGGCCTTGGTGACATTTGAAAATACCAGAATGCCCTATCTGCTTCCTTATTTCACATGGGTCTttccccaccccatcccagaCTTCCCTGGGAAGTGAAAGCAGCAAGAGAAGCAGGTTCATTCTGAGAAGCAGGTTCTCACTTGGCACAGTGAGAGAATGAGGGATGAAAACACAAGAAAGAGAGAATTCATGTGTAGGGCAGGCTTGGTAGGTACCAAGGTGGGACATTGGGAGAGTGTCCTTCTGGATTTGGGAACCTGCCCATACCCGGTCCTTCTGCctactttttggttttggtttattgTTTCAATTTTACATTGTTCTTCACACTTTCAGACAATTGTGGTGTTTTCCAAGTAATTCCATTCCAGCATGTGAGATATGGGAAGCAATTGCTGATGCTGGTTTGCAGATGTAAAGGTTTTCTTCCTGCAGGTAATGCCAAGGAGCTTGCCAACATCCTCAAGTTCCACGTGGCTGACGAGATCCTGGTGAGCGGCGCGGTCACCGCCCTGGTGAGGCTGAAATCCATGCAGGGAGACAAACTGGAAGTCAGCATGGTGAGTCACCTCAGATGGGCTTCTGTGGTCAGCAGGGCTGTCCAGTGTTTGGTCATCCATGTCATGGACCAAAGCATGTCTGTGCTCATTTGGATGGTGTGGGAGCATCTCCTGAATGTGTGCACGGTGCCACCAGTGTTTTCTGGGCTGTACTGGAGGGACTGTTGCCATCGTTCAGTTCAACAGGCTGGAAGAATGAAATGTGGTTTGCTTCAGCTTTCTCCCCAGAAGACCAGTTGTAAATGATTTCCAGGAGCTGCTATAAATTTAACTCTGAGTCATGGGgggaaaaacataaataaatgaaatgaatAGCTTGTTCAGCTAACATATCTTTTTGTGTAATGAAAATGATCTCTGCATGGGCTCCTTTAGCGCAGCAGAGTTTATTTAGatatataatttcatttcaaaatctCTGCACTACATAAGGGAATGTAGGATCCtctactgaggaaaaaaataatttcagaaaataagcaGTCACGGCCCACTCTATGCATAAGAAAacacaatgggaaaaaaaaatggaagggaCTGTGTTTCCAAGTGCATTGAATTGGCCAGTGTGCATCCTGGACTCTTCCCATGTCCAGgactgctctgccctgtcccagtcccATCTCCACAGCCATCCCCCTGGCAGGGTGCTGGTGGATGTGCTCTGCTGCCATGGGACAGCATTCCCAGCCAGTTGCACTGAGGCAGTCCAAAGCCTGCCAGCCATTCCAGGACAAACTGCTCGGGCTACAATTTGTCTTTATAGTCTCCTTAATTGGCAAGAGGAATGAAAATGCCCTCAGCCATCCAGTATATGAATGAATGCAAagtgaatgttttttttaaataacattggAAGTAACAGAAGATTCTCATcttctacatttttattttttcttttactgaacAGAAGAACAACGTAATACATATCAACAAGGAGCCTGTTGCTGAAAGTGATATCATGGCCACAAATGGTGTCATTTATGCTGTGAATTCTGTCTTACAGCCACAGGGTAGGTCCATGGCGAGAAATGTCCAGAGCAACCTTGTTACAGCAAAACTGCTTTGGGAGGgattggggacatggggcaaTTGCTTCAGTTTGGTGAGGAGAGATTAGTCTGTTGTgggattttcagcagaaaatagtGGAAGGAAGCAGCCTGCATGCTCTGACAAGTATTTCAATGCTCTCAATGTCCCACCCTTAGCTTCAAGGCCACAAGAAAGAGGTGACGAGCCTGCAGATCCCGCATTAGAAATCTTCAAACAGGCATCTGCATTATCCAAGGTAAAAGGGAAAAACCTCTCACTGTAAAACTGCTGAAATCACATTTTGATAGTAATTATTGGAAGATCATGTCACATTCATATGCTGACTTCTAAGGAAAGTGAGTGTATGTGTTCCATGGAATGATCCACCCTCTCTTCTTGCATGATTTAATAATACAAGAAATAATAATACATTTTGTGACACAAAGCTTCAGTTTGCAGCACACTGTGAATGTAACCTTGGCATGGTACTATTATATATCAGCTTCCAATAATGAAGAGCCACCCATCCATAGCTTTTGGAGatccttttttttaaggataacTCTATTGACATGCAAACTGTTCTTATGGCTGTTGGAGTGTTGCATTTATGCAAACCCTGTGCTTTCTTTCCATGCAGGTTTCTCAGAGGAATCCTCGACTAGGTAAAACAACTTCTCCAGCTCATTTCTAATTTCCATGTGTCCCCCATCCCTTAAAGAGAGGTTTCTTGTGTTCTCTTGCTCTAAGCAAGATGCAGCATGActgggaggagaggggcagggggatgGTTTGTGTCTGCCCACCCAACTTGTTCTTCTCCTTGGCAGCTCCTGTTTACTCCCGGATACTGGCGAGGATGAAAGAGAACTCGGGGGGACTCTGAGCCCATTGTGAACAACCACAAGTCAGTGCCTCCATCCCATCCACTCTGGCTGACAGCTGAAGAGAAGGACAGAACcgtttttaaaaaccaaataccacccttaaatttatttttgtttgcaatGAAATG
This is a stretch of genomic DNA from Vidua chalybeata isolate OUT-0048 chromosome 15, bVidCha1 merged haplotype, whole genome shotgun sequence. It encodes these proteins:
- the TGFBI gene encoding transforming growth factor-beta-induced protein ig-h3 — protein: MARPLPLLLLALGLAAAAKSPYQQVLQHSRLRGRQHGPNVCAVQKLIGTNRKYFTNCKQWYQRKICGKSTVISYECCPGYEKVPGEKGCPAALPLSNIYETLGVVGSATTQLYSDRSNLRPEIEGPGSFTIFAPSNEAWASLSAETLDSLVSNVNIELLNALRYHMVDKRVLTDDLKHGTTLNSMYQNLPIQIHHYPNGIVTVNCARLLKADHHATNGVVHVIDKVIATTTNTIQQIIETEDSLETLRTAVAASDLSSLLESQGQYTLLAPTNEAFEKIPRETLNRILGDPEALRDLLNHHILKSAMCAEAIIAGLTMETLEGTTLDVGCSGEELTLNGKPIIANKDVLATNGVVHFVNELLIPDSAKTVFELAQESEVSKSTDLFRQAGLSSHLTGSEQVTLLAPVNNVFKDGLPVIDSNMRNLLLNHIVKDQLSSKYLYHGQKLQTLGDKELRVFVYRNNLCIENACIAAHDKRGRFGTLFSVDKMLTPPTGSVMDVLKADHRFSTLVAAIQSAGLTENLNRPGTFTVFAPTNEAFQAMPQGELNKLLGNAKELANILKFHVADEILVSGAVTALVRLKSMQGDKLEVSMKNNVIHINKEPVAESDIMATNGVIYAVNSVLQPQASRPQERGDEPADPALEIFKQASALSKVSQRNPRLAPVYSRILARMKENSGGL